A window from Planifilum fulgidum encodes these proteins:
- a CDS encoding PIN/TRAM domain-containing protein yields MLKRSVQLAFALVGATLGYHFGPAFFELLRESPLKLGEVPAPHYIGALLGALLLYVATIWLSGNVVRWIRWSEERLVKIPAADFLFGALGLILGLIVAFLIESSLSRLPLPGLSSVLPILASALLGYLGFRVGYKKRDELMSIFTMGRQNKDKKKETRDVDHKILDTSVIIDGRIADICRTGFLEGTLVIPSFVLEELQHIADSSDVLKRNRGRRGLDILNKIQKELKMEVLIYEGDFEEVNEVDSKLVKLAKVLSGKVVTNDFNLNKVCELQGVKVLNINDLANAVKPVVLPGEEINVQVIKDGKEHGQGVAYLDDGTMIVIEGGREFIGEKIDVLVTSVLQTSAGRMIFAKPKLLEKAL; encoded by the coding sequence GTGTTGAAGAGGTCGGTTCAGCTTGCCTTCGCATTGGTCGGAGCAACGCTGGGATACCATTTTGGCCCTGCGTTCTTCGAGCTGCTTCGCGAGTCACCCCTCAAGCTCGGTGAAGTGCCTGCACCACACTACATTGGAGCATTGTTGGGGGCGCTCCTCCTGTATGTGGCCACGATCTGGCTTTCGGGCAATGTCGTCAGGTGGATCCGGTGGAGCGAGGAACGGTTGGTGAAGATTCCCGCGGCGGACTTTCTGTTCGGCGCCTTGGGACTGATCCTCGGTTTAATCGTCGCTTTTCTCATTGAGTCTTCCCTTTCCCGTCTTCCCCTGCCAGGCCTTTCATCGGTCCTTCCCATTTTGGCCTCCGCGCTCTTGGGATATCTCGGGTTTCGGGTGGGGTACAAGAAGCGAGATGAGCTGATGTCGATTTTCACGATGGGTCGTCAAAACAAGGATAAAAAGAAAGAGACCCGGGATGTGGATCACAAGATCCTGGACACCAGCGTGATTATCGACGGCCGGATTGCCGACATCTGCCGGACGGGCTTTCTGGAGGGGACGCTGGTGATTCCCAGTTTTGTTCTGGAGGAACTGCAGCACATCGCCGATTCCTCCGACGTGCTGAAGCGAAACCGGGGACGCCGCGGGCTCGACATCCTGAACAAGATCCAGAAGGAATTGAAGATGGAGGTCCTCATCTACGAGGGGGACTTCGAGGAAGTCAACGAAGTGGACAGCAAGCTGGTCAAACTGGCCAAGGTGCTTTCGGGCAAAGTGGTCACCAACGACTTCAACCTGAACAAGGTTTGTGAGCTGCAAGGGGTCAAGGTGCTCAACATCAACGACCTGGCCAACGCGGTGAAACCCGTCGTGCTTCCGGGCGAAGAGATCAACGTGCAGGTGATCAAGGACGGGAAGGAGCATGGGCAGGGAGTGGCCTATCTGGATGACGGGACGATGATCGTCATCGAGGGCGGTCGCGAATTTATCGGCGAAAAGATTGACGTGTTGGTCACCAGTGTGTTACAAACATCTGCGGGGAGAATGATTTTTGCCAAGCCGAAATTGCTGGAGAAGGCCCTCTGA
- a CDS encoding CarD family transcriptional regulator — protein sequence MPLGVGFLFNIGDKVVYPLHGAGVIESIEEKEILGERQKYYIMKMPIGDMKVMVPMKNVKSIGLREVVDEETVSRVLERLKKRDGGTTANWNRRYRANMDKMRSGDIYQVADVVRSLMLRDREKGLSTGERKMLDNARQILISELVLAKGIDEEEASRLLDELVCSEDPAE from the coding sequence ATGCCTCTGGGGGTGGGTTTTTTGTTCAACATCGGCGACAAGGTGGTTTATCCCCTGCACGGGGCCGGCGTGATCGAATCGATCGAGGAAAAAGAGATTCTGGGCGAGCGGCAGAAGTATTACATCATGAAAATGCCCATCGGGGACATGAAGGTCATGGTCCCGATGAAGAATGTCAAGTCGATCGGTCTGCGCGAAGTGGTGGATGAGGAGACGGTGTCCCGGGTGCTGGAACGGCTGAAAAAACGGGACGGCGGCACCACCGCCAACTGGAACCGGCGCTACCGCGCCAACATGGACAAGATGCGAAGCGGAGACATCTACCAAGTGGCCGATGTGGTCCGGTCCCTGATGCTGCGCGACCGGGAGAAGGGGTTATCCACCGGGGAACGCAAGATGTTGGACAATGCCCGCCAGATTCTGATCAGCGAATTGGTCTTGGCCAAGGGAATCGACGAAGAAGAGGCATCGCGGCTGTTGGATGAGCTGGTTTGTTCGGAAGATCCCGCGGAGTGA
- the ispD gene encoding 2-C-methyl-D-erythritol 4-phosphate cytidylyltransferase, with protein MTVGVIIPAAGRGKRMGAPVNKPFLPLGGQPVLLHTLRVFDTHPQVDEIVVVSAARETERVKELLRNQGLSKVTQVIPGGAERQESVFRGLKVLSTEWVLVHDAVRPFVTHELIDSLLRAVRLHEAAVLAVPLKDTVKMVGEAGVVEKTPDRRRLWAVQTPQAFRRTLLEDAHRRAAEVGLVGTDDAMLVEELGAEVRVVPGDYANIKLTTPEDLAIAEAILTMRRNSHDKNRTRF; from the coding sequence GTGACCGTCGGTGTCATCATTCCGGCGGCGGGCCGGGGGAAGCGGATGGGGGCTCCCGTGAACAAGCCCTTTCTGCCCCTCGGCGGACAGCCGGTGCTTTTGCACACCCTTCGCGTTTTTGACACCCACCCGCAGGTGGATGAAATCGTGGTCGTTTCCGCCGCCCGGGAGACGGAACGGGTGAAGGAACTTTTGCGGAATCAGGGTTTGTCCAAGGTGACGCAGGTGATTCCCGGAGGGGCTGAGCGTCAGGAAAGCGTGTTCCGGGGACTGAAGGTCCTGTCCACGGAATGGGTGCTCGTCCACGACGCGGTTCGCCCCTTTGTCACCCACGAGCTGATCGATTCCCTGCTTCGGGCCGTCCGCCTCCACGAAGCGGCCGTCTTGGCCGTCCCCCTGAAGGACACGGTGAAGATGGTGGGGGAAGCGGGAGTGGTCGAGAAGACGCCGGACCGCAGACGACTGTGGGCGGTGCAAACCCCCCAGGCTTTTCGCCGCACCCTGCTGGAGGATGCCCACCGGCGCGCCGCGGAAGTCGGACTTGTGGGGACGGACGACGCGATGCTGGTGGAGGAACTGGGGGCGGAGGTCCGGGTGGTTCCGGGGGATTATGCCAACATCAAATTGACGACGCCGGAAGACCTGGCCATTGCCGAAGCGATCTTGACCATGAGGAGAAACAGCCATGATAAGAATCGGACAAGGTTTTGA
- the ispF gene encoding 2-C-methyl-D-erythritol 2,4-cyclodiphosphate synthase, with product MIRIGQGFDVHRFQEGRPLILGGVRIPHSRGLIGHSDADVLLHAIADAVLGALGKGDIGTYFPDTDPAFKDADSAELLKAVWEMARKEGYTLGNADATIIAQRPKMLPHIPAMRERIAELLEADVERVNVKATTTERLGFTGREEGIASLAVVCLVKEG from the coding sequence ATGATAAGAATCGGACAAGGTTTTGACGTGCACCGATTCCAGGAGGGGCGGCCCCTGATCCTGGGAGGCGTGCGGATTCCCCATTCCCGCGGGCTGATCGGCCATTCCGACGCGGACGTCTTGCTGCATGCGATCGCCGATGCGGTGCTGGGTGCTCTGGGCAAAGGGGATATCGGCACCTATTTTCCCGACACGGATCCCGCCTTCAAGGACGCGGACAGCGCCGAACTCCTGAAGGCGGTTTGGGAGATGGCCCGGAAGGAAGGGTACACGCTGGGCAACGCGGATGCCACCATCATCGCCCAGCGTCCCAAAATGCTTCCCCACATTCCGGCCATGCGCGAACGGATCGCCGAGTTGTTGGAGGCGGACGTGGAACGGGTGAATGTCAAAGCGACCACCACGGAACGGTTGGGGTTCACCGGCCGGGAGGAGGGCATCGCTTCCCTGGCGGTCGTCTGTCTGGTGAAAGAGGGCTGA